CTGTTCGTCGTCCTCGCTGTCGCCGGTGCCATCGCGCTCCGTCTCGGCCTGTCGGTCATCCCCCTGTACGTCGTCGGCGGCGTCCTCGCCGGCCCGTTCGTCGCCGGGCGGTTCGGACTGCCGTACGTCCCGAACGGCGAGATAGTGACGCTGCTGGCGGAGGTTGGTATCGTCCTCCTCCTCTTTTTCCTCGGACTGGAGTTCAGCCTCGACCGACTGCTGGAGTCGCGCACGCAGATAACGCGCGCCGGCGTCGTCGACCTCGTCGTGAACCTCCCGATAGGCGTCGCCATCGGCCTCGTCCTCGGGTGGTCGCTGGTGGAGTCGCTCCTCCTCGGCGGAATCGTCTACATCTCCTCCAGCGCCATCATCACGAAGTCGCTCATCGACCTCGGCTGGATCGCCAACCCGGAGGCCGAACCGCTGTTGGGGACGCTCGTCTTCGAGGACCTCTTCATCGCCGTCTACCTCGCCGTCGTCACCTCGCTGGTGCTCGGCGGCGCCGACGCCGGGACGGGCAGCATCGTCCAGTCGCTGGCGGTGGCGTTCGGCTTCCTGGGAGTGCTCCTCTTGGCCGTCCAGTACGGGACGTCGCTGTTCGCTCGCCTCCTCGGCGGCGCCGGACAGGAGGCGTTCGTGCTGCGGACGCTGGCCGTCGTCGTGCCCATCTCGGGAGTGGCGCTCGCGCTCGGCGTGAGCGAGGCCGTCGCGGCGTTCTTCGTCGGGATGGGCTTCGCGACGAGCGGGCACCGCGAGAAGATAGAGCGCCGCCTCAGCCCCATCCGCGACGTGTTCGGCGCGGTGTTCTTCTTCTGGATCGGCGTGGGTACGGACCCGACGCTCCTGGCCGCGGCGGCCGTCCCCCTCGTCCTCGCCGTCGCCCTCACGACGCCCGCGAAACTGCTGTCGGGCTACCTCGGCGGGCGCGCCTACGACCTCTCGAAGCGCCGGTCGCTCCGGGCCGGTCTCGGGATGGTGCCGCGCGGGGAGTTCTCGCTCGTCATCGCGGCGCTCGCCGCGGGCGGGTCGACGCCCGTCATGCGGGAAATCATCCCCGCGTTCGCCGTCGGCTACGTGCTCCTGATGAGCATGCTCGGGACGGTCCTGATGGGCCAGTCCTCGGTCATCGAGCGGCGCGTCTTCCGCGACCCGGAGGAGGGAACCGAGCCAACGGGGTGAGCCGAACCCCGCGTCGGCCGCCGCTCCGCGCGGCAACCGTTGCGTTCTCGGAAGGATTTAATAGGACGTACTCGATGAGATGTCTCAATGACGCGGGTCTCGGCGGTCGCCGTCAACGACTCCCCGAGAGCCGCGCGTCCGGACGCCTCGGCGCCCGCGACGACGGTTTCTCTTCCGGCGCGGCCCGTCGGCGTCCGACGACCGCGACGACCGGCCCTCTAGGGCCTACTACACACTACACTTCGACGGTTTGTTGGAAAACTCGAAAGCGCTCAGCTCCCGTATAGGCATCTCTACCCTTTATTTTCGTGGCTTAACACCGTGTAATTTATCACCCCCGAACGGCCACAGTGAGGTATATGACAAGCGTGGCACTCGCGTTCAGCGGCGGACTGGACACGACGGTTTGCGTTTCGCTGCTACAGGAAGAGTACGGCTACGACGAAGTCGTCGGCGTCACCGTCGACGTCGGCCAGCCCGAATCCGAGTTCGAGGAAGCCAAGCAGACGGCGGATGCGCACGGACTCGACATTCACGTCGTCGACGCGAAAGACGAGTTCGCGGACCTCTGTTTCGACTCGGTCCGCGCGAACGCGACGTACCAGGGCTATCCGCTGGGGACGGCGCTGGCGCGCCCGGTCATCGCGCAGGCCATCCTCGAGGTCGCCCAGGAGCAGGGCTGCGACGCCCTCGCGCACGGGTGTACCGGGAAGGGGAACGACCAACTCCGCTTCGAGGCCATCTGGCGCTCCTCGGACCTCGAAGTCGTCGCGCCCGTCCGCGAGATGGGCCTGACGCGCGAGTGGGAGAAGCAGTACGCCGACGAGCACGACCTGCCGGTGCAGGCCGGCAACGACGGCGTCTGGTCCATCGACACGAACCTCTGGAGCCGTTCCATCGAGGGCGGCCAACTGGAGGACCCCGGTTACATCCCGCCGGAGGACATCTACGAGTGGACCGAGGCACCGACGGGCGAGACCGGAACGGTCGAAATCGAGTTCGAGAACGGCTACCCCGTCGCCGTCGACGGCGACGCGATGGACCCGGCGGACCTCATCGAGCACGTGAACGCCCTCGCCGGCCAGTACGGCGTCGGCCGCACGGACATGATGGAGGACCGCATGCTCGGGCTGAAGGTGCGCGAGAACTACGAGCACCCGGCGGCGACGACGCTGCTCACCGCCCACGAGGGGCTCGAACAACTCGTGCTGACGAAGGAGGAGCGCGACTTCAAAGAGCAGATAGACCAGCAGTGGGCCAACAAGGGCTACCAGGGTCTCATCGACGCGCCGTTCGTGAAGGCGCTGGAGGGGTTCATCGCGGAAACGCAGACGCGCGTGACGGGCACCGTCACCATCAAGTTCGACGGCGGCCGCGCCCGCCCCGTCGCCCGCGAGTCCGAGTTCGCCGTCTACTCCGAGGAGGCCGCCTCGTTCAACACGAAGACGGTCGGCGGCATCACGCAGGAGGACGCCACCGGCGTCGCGAAGTACCACGGCTTCCAGTCGCGCCTCGCCAACGCCGCGATAGAGAACGCCTCGAAGGACAAACCCGAACTCGCCAGCGACGGCGGGTCGGACGCCGAGGCGAACGAGGACGAGTAGACGGATGAGCGAGAATCACGACGGCAGCGAGGGCGTCGTCCGCCGGGACCGCTTCAGCGGCGGCCCCGCCCGCGGGTTCGTGTCGAGCCTCGCGGCCGACGAGCGCATCTTCGCCGCGGACCTCGCGGTGGACCGCGCACACGTCGTGATGCTCGCCGAGCGGGGTATCGTCGACGAGACGACGGCCGGGGAGATTCTGGCCGCCCTCGACGAGGTGGAGACGGCGGGTCACTCCGCCCTCCCCGAGGGCGAGGACGTTCACGAGGCCATCGAAACGGCCGTCATCGAGCGCGTCGGCCCCGACGGCGGGAAGATGCACACCGCCCGCAGCCGCAACGACGAGGTGGCGACGTGCATCCGCTACCGCCTGCGCGAGGACCTCTTCGAGGCAATCGAGGCCACCGTCGCGCTCCGCGAGTCGCTGGTCGAAGCCGCCGGGGAGGAGACGGAGACGGTGATGCCGGGCTACACGCACCTCCAGCCCGCACAGCCGACGACCGTCGCGCACTACCTCCTCTCCTACGAGGCGGCGTTCGCCCGCGACACCGCGCGCCTCCTCGACGCCTACGACCGGACGAACCGGTCGCCCCTCGGCGCCGCCGCGTTCGCGGGGACGCCGTTCGACATAGATAGAGCACGGACGGCCGACCTGCTCGGGTTCGACGGCGTCCTGCGCAACTCGATGGACGCCTCCTCGGCGCGCGACTTCCTGCTCGAATCCGTCTCGGCGCTGGCGACGCACGCGACGACGCTGTCGGGACTCGCCGAGGACCTCGTGATATTCTCGAACAAGGGGTTCGTGGAACTGTCCGACGACTACTCTTCGACCTCTTCGATCATGCCGCAGAAGGTCAACCCCGACACCCTCGAACTCGTCCGCGCCGTCGCGGGCGACGCGGCGTCCGGGCTCTCCGGCCTGCTGACGACGCTGAAGGGACTGCCGCGCGCGTACAACCGCGACTTACAGCGCGCGACGCCGCACGCCTGGGAGACGGTCGACGTCGTCTCCGAGGCGACGGCCGTCGCCGCGGGCGCGGTGTCGTCCGCGACGTGGCCCGCGGAGACGCTCGAAGCCGCCGCGGGCGAGGGGTTCTCGACGGCGACGGGCGTCGCGGACGCCCTCGCGATGGCCGGCCTGCCGTTCCGCACGGCCCACGAAGTCGTCGCCGCCGCCGCCGAACGCGGTGGAGCGGAAACGCCGGACCTCGCAACACTTGACGCATCCGCGGAGGACGTATTAGATGCGTCCCTCTTCGACTACGTGAGTCGCAGTGACGTGGAGCAAGCGCTCGACCCGGTCGCCTCCGTGAAGAGTCGCGACTCCGCCGGCGGACCCGCCCCCGCCGCCGTCGCGGCCCAACTCGACGAGGCGTCGGCGGACCTCGCTTCTCACCGGGAAGCCCTCGCCGACCGCCGGGAGGCGCTCGACTCGGCGTCCGAGAGACTCGCGGCGGACGTAGAGGTGATGACCCGTGACTGACTCGAACGCGCAGACTACCCCGCGCCGCACCGACGCGAAGCCGCTTCGACCGGTCCCGCGACCGCCGCGACGACCGTCCCCGCCCGGGGACAACTAACATATGAAATCAGACATCGATTTCGCACGCTCGGCCCGTTCGACCTTCTGACCCCCGATAGAGCCGTCTCCGTTCGTTTCAATTCTCCAATAAGTTCGATGGGTTTAAGTCTCCTCACAGCCGAGCGAGGAGTACGATGGCAGACACCATTACCGCGGAAGACCCGGTGACGGGCGAAGAGATAGAGATTCCCGCCGACGTCGAAGTCGGCGAAATCGTGGACAGCCCCGCGACGGGCGCGGAACTGGAAGTCGTCTCCGTCGACCCCGTGACACTGGAGGAGGCGCCCGAACTCGAAGAGGACTGGGGCGAGTAAGATGAACGTTGGGCTGCTCTACTCCCGGATACGCAGGGACGAGAAGCTCCTCCTCTCGGAGCTTCGCGAACGCGGGCACGAGGTGACGAAGATAGACGTCCGGAAAGAGCAGTTCAGCATCGCGGAACCGCCGGCGATACTGGAGGAGGTGGACGTCGCCCTCGACCGCTGTCTGGCGACGAGTCGCAGCCTGTACGTCACGCAGTTCCTCGAGAGCTACGACGTCCCCGTCGTGAACTCGGCGGAGACGGCGGACGTCTGCGCCGACAAGGTGAAAAACAGCCTCGCCCTGCAGCAGGCGGGCGTCCCCACGCCGAACACGGAGGTGTCGTTCACCACCGACAGCGCGATGGAGACCATCGAGCGGTTCGGCTACCCCTGCGTGCTGAAGCCCGTCGTCGGGTCGTGGGGCCGGCTGATGGCGAAGATAGACTCCGAGTCGGCCGCAGAAGCCATCCTCGAACACAAATCCACGCTCGGCAACTACGAGCACAAAGTGTTCTACGTGCAGGAGTTCGTCGAGAAACCCGGCCGCGACATCCGCGTGCTCGCCGTCGACGGCGACCCCGTCGCGGCGATGACGCGCTCCTCGGACCACTGGCTCACGAACGCCGCGAAGGGCGGCGAGGTGGCCGAGTTCGAACTCGACGACCGCGCACTGGAACTGGTGGAGAAGGCCTCCGACGCCGTCGGCGGCGGTCTCTTGGGTGTGGACCTGATGGAGACCGGTGACGACTACACCGTTCACGAGGTCAACCACACCGTCGAGTTCAAGGCGCTGAACGACGCCGTCGACGTGGACGTGCCCGCCCTCGTCGTCGACTGGTTGGAAGCGAAGGTCGAGAGCGAGACGGAGTTCGCAGAGGCGACCGCATGAGCGGAGCGGAGTCCGAATACACCGCGAGCGTCGTCGGCGGCAGCGGCTTCACCGGCGGGGAACTGCTCCGCCTCCTCTACCAGCACCCCGAGTTCGACGTGGTGCAGGCGACGAGTCGCTCGAAGGAGCGCAAGACCGTCGGCCACGTCCACCCGAACCTGCGCGAGATGGACCTGCGGTTCACCTCGCCCGAGGACCTCGAATCGGTGGACGTGCTGTTCGCCGCGACGCCCCACGGCGTCTCGATGGAGCGGATAGACGAGTTCGAGGCGGCCGCGGACACGGTGGTCGACCTCTCGGCCGATTTCAGGCTCGATACCGAAGCGCAGTACGACGAGTGGTACGACGGGCACGTCCGTCCCGAATACCTCGAAAAAGCGGAGTACGCCCTCCCCGAGATAAACCGCGAGAACCTCTCCGGAGCGAGCCTCATCGCCTCCGGGGGCTGTAACGCGACGGCGACGATTCTCGGTCTCAAACCGATGTTCGACGCCGGTATCTTGGAGGGCGACGAGCAGGTGGTCGTCGACGTGAAAGTCGGCTCCTCGGAGGGCGGCGCCGGCGGCGGCGACGCCTCCAGTCACCCCGAGCGCTCGGGCATCGTCCGCCCCTACGCGCCCATCGGCCACCGCCACGAGGCCGAGATAGAGCAGTTCCTCGGCCTCTCCGTCTCCTTCACCGTCCACGCCGTGGACATGGTCCGCGGCGCCAGCGCCACCTGTCACGTCTTCCCGAACTCGCCCGTCTCGAAGGGCGACCTCTGGAAGGCGTACCGAGGAAGCTACGCCGACGAACCGTTCGTCCGCACCGTCGCGGGCGGCGGCGGCGTCTACCGTTACCCCGAACCGAAGTCGGTGGCCGGGACCAACATGGCCGAAGTCGGCTTCGAACTCGACCCCTCGAACCGCCGGGTGGTCGTCTTCTCGGCCATCGACAACATGATGAAAGGCTCCGCCGGGCAGGCGGTCCACGCCGCGAACGTCGCCCTCGGCGTCGAGGAGACGGCCGGTCTGGAGTTCGCCGGCCTCCACCCGGTCGGGTCGCCCTGAGACCCGCCGCCGAACCACGGACCGAACCGAACCGGACCGCGACTGACTACGCGACACCCACACACCGAATCCACACGACCGCTTCGACCCAACCGATGACCCACTACACACGCGACGAACTGTGCGCGATGCACGACGAACTGGCCGACAACGAGACGCTCCGCGCCGACGGCGGCACCGTTCCGGCGGACGAACCGCCGGTGGTCGTCAAAGTCGGCGGCGCGCGGGCGGTGGACCCGGCCGGCGCCGTGCAGGACGTCGCGCACCTCGTCGCCAACGGCCGCGACGTGGTCGTCGTCCACGGCGGGTCGACGGCGGTGGACGACACGCTCGAAGAACTCGGCGAGGAACCCACCTACGTTGAGACGCCCTCGGGCGTCGTCGGCCGCTTCACCGACGAGCGCACCATGGAGGTGTTCTCGATGGTGATGCCCGGCAAACTCAACACCGACCTCGTGACGACGCTGCAGGGCGCGGGCGTGAACGCTCTCGGCCTCTCCGGCGTCGACGGCGGCCTCCTGACGGGACCGCGCAAGTCCGCCGTGCGGGTCGTCGAGGACGGCAAGAAGAAGATCAAACGCGGCGATCACTCCGGAAAGATAACCGGCGTGAACGCCTCACTGTTGGAGACGCTGCTCGGCGAGGGCTACGTGCCCGTCGTCACCGTCCCGATGCTGGCGGACGACGGCGTCGCGGTCAACGCCGACGCGGACCGCGCGGCGGCGGCCGTCGCGGGCGCCCTCGGCGCGGAACTCGTCGTCCTCACGGACGTGACGGGCGTCTACGAGGACCCCGACGACGAATCGACGCTCATCGAGTCGGTCCGGACGCCCGCGGAGTTCGAGGCGCTCGAATCCGCGGCTCAGGGCTTCATGACGAAGAAGGTCATGGCGGCGAAGGAGGCGCTGACCGGCGGCGCGTCCAAGGTCATCGTCGCGGACGCGAACGTGAACGACCCCGTCGTGGAGGCGCTTCACGGGGGCGGCACGCACGTCGACGCCGCCGCCGTCGCCGAGGAGGTGAACGCATGAGCGGCTTCGTCTTCTCGGAGAAACCCATCGAAATCGAGTCCGGCGAGGGCGCGTACCTCTACGGCCAGGACGGCACCGAATACCTCGACTTCGGCGCCTCCTACGCCGTCGCCTCCCTCGGGCACAACCACCCCGCGGTCACCGAAGCGGTGCAGGAGCAGGCGGAGAAACTGACGTACGTGCAGGCGTCCTACCCCGTCGACGTCCGGACGGAACTGTACGAGAAACTGGGGACCCTCGCGCCCGGCGACATCTCGAACGTCTGGCTCTGTAACTCCGGGACGGAGGCCAACGAGGCGGCGATGAAGTTCGCGCGCTCGGCGACCGGTCGCTCGAAGATAATCGCCACCAAGCGCGGCTTCCACGGCCGGACGATGGGCGCGTTGGCGATGACGTGGAAGGACAAGTACAAGGAACCGTTCGAACCGCTCGCCGGCGACGTGGAGTTCGTCTCCTACGGGGACGGCGAGGAACTCGCGGAAGCGGTGGACGAGGAGACGGCGGCCGTCTTCCTCGAACCCGTGCAGGGCGAGGGCGGCATCCACCCCGCCGCGACGGAGTATCTGGAGACGGCGCGCGAGGCCACCGAGGAGGCCGGCGCGGCGCTGGTCTTCGACGAGATTCAGACCGGTCTCGGTCGGACGGGGACGCTGTGGGCCTGCGAGGCCGCCGGCGTCGAACCCGACATCCTCACCTCCGCGAAGGGCATCGCCAACGGACTCCCCATGGGCGCGACGCTCGTCGCCGACTGGATAGCTGAAGACCCCGGCAACCACGGGTCGACGTTCAGTGGCGGCCCCGTCGTCTGCGCGGCGGCCAACGCCACCCTGGAGACCATCGTCGACGAGGACGTTCCGGGCCACGCCGCCGCCGTCGGCGAGTACCTCAAATCCGAAATCGAGACGGCGACGGAGGAGCACGACCTGCCCGTGCGCGAGGTGCGCGGACAGGGCCTCATGCTCGGGATTCAGGTGAAGCGCGGCGCGAACCGCATCCTGAAGAACCTCGCCATCAGTGAGGGGGTATTGGCGCTGCCCGCCGGGCGGTCGGTGGTGCGCCTGCTGCCCCCCCTCGTCGTCACGGAGGACCACGCCGACGAGTTCGTCGACGCGTTCGCGGAGGTGCTGCGATGAGCGCGAAACTCGAAGAGGAGCGCCGGAGGCACGAGGAGGCCGTCGAGGCGAGTCGATACGACGGGACGGCCCGCGACGGGGAGACGAACGGCGCGTCGTCGGAGGCGGCCGACGACGACGCGGAGACGACCGGAGCCGAGACCGAGACGATGCAGTTTCAGGTACAAGAGAACCTCACGGACGGACTGACAGAGGCGCAAGCGTTGCTCGCGGACCTC
This is a stretch of genomic DNA from Halogeometricum sp. S3BR5-2. It encodes these proteins:
- the lysX gene encoding lysine biosynthesis protein LysX produces the protein MNVGLLYSRIRRDEKLLLSELRERGHEVTKIDVRKEQFSIAEPPAILEEVDVALDRCLATSRSLYVTQFLESYDVPVVNSAETADVCADKVKNSLALQQAGVPTPNTEVSFTTDSAMETIERFGYPCVLKPVVGSWGRLMAKIDSESAAEAILEHKSTLGNYEHKVFYVQEFVEKPGRDIRVLAVDGDPVAAMTRSSDHWLTNAAKGGEVAEFELDDRALELVEKASDAVGGGLLGVDLMETGDDYTVHEVNHTVEFKALNDAVDVDVPALVVDWLEAKVESETEFAEATA
- a CDS encoding cation:proton antiporter encodes the protein MAAALLELGHLFVVLAVAGAIALRLGLSVIPLYVVGGVLAGPFVAGRFGLPYVPNGEIVTLLAEVGIVLLLFFLGLEFSLDRLLESRTQITRAGVVDLVVNLPIGVAIGLVLGWSLVESLLLGGIVYISSSAIITKSLIDLGWIANPEAEPLLGTLVFEDLFIAVYLAVVTSLVLGGADAGTGSIVQSLAVAFGFLGVLLLAVQYGTSLFARLLGGAGQEAFVLRTLAVVVPISGVALALGVSEAVAAFFVGMGFATSGHREKIERRLSPIRDVFGAVFFFWIGVGTDPTLLAAAAVPLVLAVALTTPAKLLSGYLGGRAYDLSKRRSLRAGLGMVPRGEFSLVIAALAAGGSTPVMREIIPAFAVGYVLLMSMLGTVLMGQSSVIERRVFRDPEEGTEPTG
- the lysW gene encoding lysine biosynthesis protein LysW, whose amino-acid sequence is MADTITAEDPVTGEEIEIPADVEVGEIVDSPATGAELEVVSVDPVTLEEAPELEEDWGE
- the argH gene encoding argininosuccinate lyase, with the translated sequence MSENHDGSEGVVRRDRFSGGPARGFVSSLAADERIFAADLAVDRAHVVMLAERGIVDETTAGEILAALDEVETAGHSALPEGEDVHEAIETAVIERVGPDGGKMHTARSRNDEVATCIRYRLREDLFEAIEATVALRESLVEAAGEETETVMPGYTHLQPAQPTTVAHYLLSYEAAFARDTARLLDAYDRTNRSPLGAAAFAGTPFDIDRARTADLLGFDGVLRNSMDASSARDFLLESVSALATHATTLSGLAEDLVIFSNKGFVELSDDYSSTSSIMPQKVNPDTLELVRAVAGDAASGLSGLLTTLKGLPRAYNRDLQRATPHAWETVDVVSEATAVAAGAVSSATWPAETLEAAAGEGFSTATGVADALAMAGLPFRTAHEVVAAAAERGGAETPDLATLDASAEDVLDASLFDYVSRSDVEQALDPVASVKSRDSAGGPAPAAVAAQLDEASADLASHREALADRREALDSASERLAADVEVMTRD
- a CDS encoding acetylglutamate/acetylaminoadipate kinase, which gives rise to MTHYTRDELCAMHDELADNETLRADGGTVPADEPPVVVKVGGARAVDPAGAVQDVAHLVANGRDVVVVHGGSTAVDDTLEELGEEPTYVETPSGVVGRFTDERTMEVFSMVMPGKLNTDLVTTLQGAGVNALGLSGVDGGLLTGPRKSAVRVVEDGKKKIKRGDHSGKITGVNASLLETLLGEGYVPVVTVPMLADDGVAVNADADRAAAAVAGALGAELVVLTDVTGVYEDPDDESTLIESVRTPAEFEALESAAQGFMTKKVMAAKEALTGGASKVIVADANVNDPVVEALHGGGTHVDAAAVAEEVNA
- the argC gene encoding N-acetyl-gamma-glutamyl-phosphate reductase, with the protein product MSGAESEYTASVVGGSGFTGGELLRLLYQHPEFDVVQATSRSKERKTVGHVHPNLREMDLRFTSPEDLESVDVLFAATPHGVSMERIDEFEAAADTVVDLSADFRLDTEAQYDEWYDGHVRPEYLEKAEYALPEINRENLSGASLIASGGCNATATILGLKPMFDAGILEGDEQVVVDVKVGSSEGGAGGGDASSHPERSGIVRPYAPIGHRHEAEIEQFLGLSVSFTVHAVDMVRGASATCHVFPNSPVSKGDLWKAYRGSYADEPFVRTVAGGGGVYRYPEPKSVAGTNMAEVGFELDPSNRRVVVFSAIDNMMKGSAGQAVHAANVALGVEETAGLEFAGLHPVGSP
- a CDS encoding argininosuccinate synthase, which gives rise to MTSVALAFSGGLDTTVCVSLLQEEYGYDEVVGVTVDVGQPESEFEEAKQTADAHGLDIHVVDAKDEFADLCFDSVRANATYQGYPLGTALARPVIAQAILEVAQEQGCDALAHGCTGKGNDQLRFEAIWRSSDLEVVAPVREMGLTREWEKQYADEHDLPVQAGNDGVWSIDTNLWSRSIEGGQLEDPGYIPPEDIYEWTEAPTGETGTVEIEFENGYPVAVDGDAMDPADLIEHVNALAGQYGVGRTDMMEDRMLGLKVRENYEHPAATTLLTAHEGLEQLVLTKEERDFKEQIDQQWANKGYQGLIDAPFVKALEGFIAETQTRVTGTVTIKFDGGRARPVARESEFAVYSEEAASFNTKTVGGITQEDATGVAKYHGFQSRLANAAIENASKDKPELASDGGSDAEANEDE
- a CDS encoding aspartate aminotransferase family protein, giving the protein MSGFVFSEKPIEIESGEGAYLYGQDGTEYLDFGASYAVASLGHNHPAVTEAVQEQAEKLTYVQASYPVDVRTELYEKLGTLAPGDISNVWLCNSGTEANEAAMKFARSATGRSKIIATKRGFHGRTMGALAMTWKDKYKEPFEPLAGDVEFVSYGDGEELAEAVDEETAAVFLEPVQGEGGIHPAATEYLETAREATEEAGAALVFDEIQTGLGRTGTLWACEAAGVEPDILTSAKGIANGLPMGATLVADWIAEDPGNHGSTFSGGPVVCAAANATLETIVDEDVPGHAAAVGEYLKSEIETATEEHDLPVREVRGQGLMLGIQVKRGANRILKNLAISEGVLALPAGRSVVRLLPPLVVTEDHADEFVDAFAEVLR